The nucleotide sequence CTAGTCCTTGGAGACTCGGTCTTTGCCATGATGTCCTTGAACCAGGATGCCACATCCACCTCGAGTGTCTCATAGTGCTTGATGAAGCTGTGTTCCTGTAGGCCCAGGAGTTAGCTTAGCATGAGGAGTCAGCCCTCCTGGTCCTGCAACTGAGGCCGGGAGGACTTCACGTGTGGCGGGAGTTAGGGGCTAGGTACTCACAAGTAGCTTATTATACTTTGGTCTCTTCCTGTGATCTTTAGTAAGGCTGGAcgaagagcagggagagaagagaaaagatagTCAGGGAGGTGGAGCCTGGCTGTGCCTGGATGCGCACCTGTGCTCAGGCCCTCCCCAGTGAAAAAGGGGTCTTCCAGATCAGCCAGAAGCAGCTGCTCACAGCCAGGTTCCACCAGGCTGGGGATCCACAAAGTCTCCTGGCCCAGGGTAGCATGGTGAAGACCCAGCTGGGAAATTGGAACCAGAATGTGAAGTTCACACAAGAGAAAGTTAAGACTCAAGTGTGGTCTTCCTGCATAACCTCCATAACAAAGCCCTAGGTAACCACACCAGACACCCATAGGACCAGCTGCCCCTTAGGCCAGATCCAAAGCCAGAAAGTGATTCCAAAGGCTCCAGAATTAGTTCCTGTCTACAGCCTCTAGTCATGGACCTGTCTCTACCCATGCCCATCtcatcccttcccctttccccagccCTCCCCAGCAGCACGAGGACATCAGACATTCCAGAACATCCCAAGAACATCCCAAAGTAGAGAAGTAGGCAGAGTGGGCATGCTCACCAGTCTTTGACGAATGACTGGAAGTCCCCTGAGAAGCCCATGTGACCAGGCAGGAGCGGAGGCTCTTCCTGTAGGACTTTGGTAAGGACCTCAAAGTCTGTCTTGCAGTTCTTATAAGGAAACTGTCCCGTTGCCAGCTCCACCTGGGAAGGTGACAGGCACTGCTGGAGCAGCAGGTAAGAGATCCCTGCCTTCCCACCAAGCCCCAGAACAGGAGCCCCAACACACCAATGATATGCCCAGGCTCCACACATCGGCTCGGATGTCATAGTCAGGCTTGGTGGGGTCTGGGGGGTCAATGCGCTCAGGCtgcaaggagggagagaaagaagatatAGGCTGAGGGCAGGGCCAGCCCACCCAGTCCCCTTGTCAGAGCCAGCAGGGCCCCACTCACAGCCATGTAGGCAGCACAGCCAGCACTCCGGGTTTTGGCCTTAGAGTCAACAAGGCGCCCGCTGATGCCAAAGTCACAGAGCTTGATCTGGCCCCGCTCGTCTAGCAGAATGTTGGAGGGTTTGACATCACGGTGGATGACACCATGCTTCTCCTTCAGATAGTACAGCGCCTTCACAATCTGCAGGACAGAGATTCAGAAACCTATcagggggggggggcacggaTGACAGAACACAGGGACAACCACCTAGCCACACAAGCCCAGACTTAGCCACTCACCGCCACAGTCATCTTGCCCAAGATTCGCTCCGGAATGGGGCCCTGCATTCGTTTCTTCAGCTTCTCCGCACACGTGCCCATGAGCTCCATGGCAATGAAGACGTCTGTCTGTAGAGGAAGGGTGGTACACAGGGTTTGGGGCAGCCATGCTTTCTTCCCCAACCTAACCACAATCTGGTACCTGGGGACATGTAGGACCTATGGGGCAGAAGGGTTGGCCCCTCAGGCAGGGTGCTCACGTTGGTGATGAAGGTGCCAAAGCACTGAACGATGTAGGGGCAGTCGTGGCTCTTGAGTACCACATCCAGGTCCATCAGGATACGCTTATTCTCTTCCTTGTTCCCCGAGCGCCGCATTTGCTGAAAGGAGGGACAGCCAGGAGGGGAGCTTCAAGTGCTGGGCAGGCTGCAAGGGTACAGGATACATCCTGGAACTGGGGTGTGGAAGGCTCACCTTGACAGCAATGATGTGGCCTGTCTTCCGGAAGCGCATCTTCCACACCTGACCACAGGTACCGCTGCCCATCTCGCCCAGGTTCTCCAAGTCATTGATTTCTGCCTGATAACGCTGGGTGAAGAGCAAGGCAGCTGGAGGGTCCCCAGAACCTCTGCTCCTGTCACCCACCACCTCTAGCCTGCCTGGGTCCTGTCACAGCCCCCAGGATGCCAATGGGGAGGTAGTACCTGGCCTCCGATGGTCAGGTACCCTGTCTGCTTCATGATCTCCTGCAGCTTCTGGTCAATCTCGATGCTGAAGAACAAAATAGGAGCTAGTCAGAAGGGTCCCACAGATGTCACCCACCTCCCATGGACCAGCACAAGGCCCTGTGCTGGCCCTGCTCCACCAGCTTACCTCTCCATACTGCGGGGTGTGAACAAGGTTGATGGGAGCCCCAGCATGTGGCGGGGCCGGGAGGGTGGTGTAGGGTGCTGTGGGGAGCTCTCTGAGGATGGTGAGCGACTGCCCCCATCATTGGCCAGTGGGAGCTGCAGGGCTGGCGGGTTAAAAACCAGGGGCATGAAAGGAGTTAGAATCTAGCTGGTCTAGAAGGAGTTGGggttctcatcttctctctcaCATCCCTTTGGCCAGGCTGACACAGCCCCTGCTCTGCTGGCTGGggcctccttccccaccccctggGGTATCTTCAAGGTACCATCTCTGTCCCTCTGATCTGAAAGGAGATTGGATGGGCTGGTGGGAGAGGGGTGATCCCAGAAGTTGAGGGTTTGTCCTCAAGTACATACTGTAGAGAAATGGGGGGACTCTCTGCCAGGAACTTCACCCAGCAGTGCCAGAAAGCAGGCCCGGGGCCACAGTGCTCACATGGGAACCACATGAGGACAGAATGCCCACCAGGACAGGCTTGGAACCTGGTCTGGCCACCAACACTGCACTGTGGACAAACAAGAGCCAATAGCTACGGAACTCTGGTTTCAGGCTGTCTTGCCCCAGCTTCCACTCCTAGGTCAGGGAGGGCCACCTTCTGGCCAGCTGGCTCATTTGTGCATGTCCCAACCAGGCCTGCAGAACTgggatggtggggggggggggggggcaggaacaGAAGCCCAGGCTAAGCCTGAGCTCTTGGGAGGAGGGACTGATGGGAATCTAAACAGCAAAGCTCTTCCGGGAACTAGCTGGGCTGGGCAGGTGGAAGATGCTGGGCCACGGAGGGGAGCTTGGTACTTCCCAATGGCCTGCATGCGGATGGCTCGGGCATGCTACAGGCAGGCGGCGGGCAGGCAGCAGGCACCCCAGGATGGGCGGGCGATGTTAGGATGTGGGgggacaggagaaagaaagagagagagcaaagactTGGGACCCAGCTGTCCAGAGGAGATGCTGCAGAGACAGCCAGAGAGAACATGAGACATTAAGAGTAGGTTCTTTAAAGAGCTAGGGGTTCTGGGTCTAGTGAAAGGGGCTATGAGCCCCCTGTGGTTTCTGGAAGTATCTGCCCTCCATGATCCTCTCATACTTCAGGGGTCCTAGTGCCCTAGAAGGATTACAGCTAGCTCAGCTCAGGGCATCAGCAGGGCATCCTTCAAACATCACTTCCCAGGTGGCCTGGagtctggtttttcaagacagggtttctctatgtaacagttctggctatactgaaactcgctctgtagaccaggttggtctcaaactcacagatctggctgcctctgcttctcaagtgttgTATTAAAGGCCTGCCGCTTTCTAATATACTTCTCCATACCCTTAAATTTACTACCTCTTTTCCCTACAATCAACCTAATGGCTTTTGGTGAGTTGGGCCCAGTAATTAATTAGCAGAGACCACATCCAGGTCCTTTTTAAGTCCTGGTGGTTGGGACCCCAGCTGCACCCAGACACTCCTGGAACTGTCCACAGCCCACCTTCACAAAGTCCTGTGATCCTTCTTTCTCTGGCACCTCAGCTCTCTGGGGTGAGGACCATACCTCTACCCTCTCCACACCCTACCAGCACCCTTACCTACACAGACCGTCAAGCCCTCTTAGGctgcctcagacccatggaaGAGGCTGCTGGCCCCACTCTCTGAAGCATGGATTTGATGGGGCTAgagtggaagaggagagaaataTACACAGGCCCTGAGAACAGAGGTTAGAAGGGTTCGAGTCACATGGCAGCCCTGGCTAGTACAGTAAGTTTAATagtgaaggaggaagaagtgaGGATGATTGGATGAGAGCAAGTAAGATGGATCACAGGGACACATGCTCACTTTTCAGGCTACCAGACCAACATGCATATACTCATGTGCaggtacacacgtacacacatgtacaccaaaagtacggaacacacacacacacacacacacacacactcatccatgtatacacacaagctGGGAACACATGACTACCAACAGTCATCTCTGCTAACACAGGTAttctttctcttacacacacaagACAGTGTTTACCTTGGAATCAGCATAGCTGAACTGCCTAGCATGGAGtccttgcgtgtgtgtgtgtgttgggggtggggggtcttGCCTCCCACAGCCTCCTGGGACACTTTTGTTCAAATCCTGTATCCTCCACCAGCTTTCCCTGAGAGACCCTATGCAGAGTCCCTCACCCTACTAGACTATTCTATAGGATCAGGAATGTGCTTAGTGTCCACTGATGAATCCCTTATCGCAGCCTCAGTCTATTTTTCTTACTGCTATGCTCCTGGGTCCTGAGAGCAGACACAGTCCATAAGTCATGACACTTCTCACTCCACAATAGTGATAGACTGAACAGGAACAGTGCACCTGCCTCTACCCACCttcttattcacacacacacacacacccttgtgtgccCACCTAGCAGACTCCCATTTATTAGGGGAGCCCATTTCATCCTCTGGGAGTTCCAAATtgagtcaaagaagaaatggGGAGACTAGAGGACACAGAGGAAGTGCGGTCAGGTTCACACTGAGGTagtgaggagagagaaagtgagaatgAAGAGACAGAACACACAGAACATGGGGCAGGGATGAATGGTATTCTGCGGCAGGGGCAGCGGTTAGGTCAATGTGCAGATATGCAAGCAGCAATGATAAAAAGGCTGGTACCTGCTCGCTGGGACGGGGCAGGAGCAGGGCTTAGAGTGATCACAATAACTggatggggaaaggaagaaaaaaaaaccacgaTAAATCACAACAGAAATAACTGATTTGTCcaacagaaaagaaatcaaatcataatgaagaggagggggaggcgCAAGGTACCACACTGCAGAGATGGGTAGAAACCGACAGAGatgagagggtgggaggaaggcatggagctgacagacacagacacctgCAGGGGGCTCCTTGGGGCCTGCCAGCCACCAGCCTTACCAGGTCTCACTCTGTTCTAGGGACAGACACCTCTTAGGGTACCTAGAACCCCATACCCAACCCAGGCTCATCCACACTGGGGCTGGAAAAGATGGCTCTGCAGAGTCCGGCAGGAGCCCTCCAAGACTTGGCCCAGCTTCTGGTCCCAGGCAGAATCCAGTGAAAAGCACCCACACTTTTGGGTATCTCCACACACTGGAAGAAACGCCCCCCCCAGGAAGGAAAACTGGCAGACTCAGGCCAGAAGCAGGAAGGGTGGCGGGAACCCTGAAGAGGGATTCAAGGGGTAAGATCAAGCTGTGAAGGTTGGGCCAGGTGACCAGGGAGTGGACAGAATTCTCAGCTACGGGAGGCTGCCTTTCCCCTCTTACCAAGGTGACCCACAGTACAATAATATACTCCAAACATTGTATCACAGAGTATAAAGAAGGCATTCTGCTCAATCAAGAGGGATACAGAAAGGGCTGGCAAGGCAGTGATCACAGGGTAGatgaagagggaggaaaaatcaAATTCCTTCCAGCAGAGAGACTTGGGGACAGGGTATCTGGGCTACAACAAGGCGCTAACTGTGGTCATGATGGTGACAAACTAGGTGTGTGTATAGAAAGAAGGGGAACAGCTGTCGGTACAGGACCATACGTCAGGGGGGCAGGCCCAGAGATGGGAGAGTAAGAAAGGAGGTGTGTGTCTGCTGGGCGAGACTAGACACATCTACACCGCCACAGGTGTCTGCAGGACTAGCAGTCACTTGAGGCCAGGAGACAAAATCTGCCAGGCTGAGAGCTGGCTATGTGTTTCCAGAGGGCCAGACACACTAAGACAGCGACACTGAAGTTAGTTGGCCACAGACGTATGAGGTACCCCTGTGCGAAGGAGGCAGTCCCCTGAGCCCAATGACTTCCAGGCTTAGAGTAACCATCAAATGGAAGACTCCTCTATTCAAACAAGGACTGGATGTAAATAAAGGCCAAGTGACCTAAGAGGGCAGAtgggtatacatgtgtgtgaactgtgtgctgggggggaggggaggaacctCTTGACAGTCCCAGAAACAGCAAGAGTGAAACCACTGGGTCAAAAGAGATCTGTTTGTAGGGTTCAAAACTTGGCTGTGGTCTCGGTGGCTTCGGGTCTGATAGCCTGCTAGGTGTAGGTAACAAGGCACTGGGAGCAGTCCACAGGGTGAGAGGACCCAGTGGCTAAGCTCCCATGATGTGAACCCTAGGATCGCGGTATGTGTGGGGAGGAAGTCGCCCTGGAGACTGCCCACCCGACTCCCAGGTCACCGTGACCCTCTCTCTGCAAGCTGACAGCGGTAGGGAGTAGAGGGGTGGAGAGCTAGCGCCCCGGAAGCGGGGGCGGGCTCTGCCTGGTGGGCGGGGCCTGACACAGCGGGCCCCGCCCcacccgccccctcccccacgccGCCGTGCTTACTGGGCCTGGGCCGCTGGGGGCTAATATCCAGGTTGAGGTCGATTCTCCTCCGGGCCTCGCGGTTCTCCTGTTTCAGCTTGGCTTCCAGGCGGGACAGCTTTTGCTCTAGGGAGGACGCCGCCATCTTCCCCGCCGCCGCTCGCCGCCAGGCCGCCCGTCAGTCCGGGGTAGACAAACACCGCACTGCGCCTGCGCCTCAATGACCCCACCGAGCCGCCGtcctgccctgcccagcccaACCCAGCCTGTGCCCGCCCTGCCGCGAGTGGTTAGCGCTGCGCATGCACAGTGCATCCCAGTAGGGAGATGACGCCACCTAGAGCTCCAGGCTGGCAGTGTGCGTTGTCATCGCCCTGTCACCTCCCACAGTGCGCATGCGTGAAGTTCACcagcaaccccccccccttttttttggagAGAGGCGCATTTCGAGAACCacgagtttttctttttttcttttttttcctttttttttttttttttaaataaagcggAAGGCGGGCAGGACGgcacgcatacatgcacaaaGGGGAGACCGGCCACGCTCGCGGCTTTTACTGCGCACGCTCACAGCTATTCCCGGATTCTTCTTCACACCGAGCCTCCGTTAACTTCCTGTGAGCTCTTCCCAGCCCTGACCCTCCCTGGCATCTGCATCTTTACGGCCTTCTTCATCTCGATCAGTCCTTCATTAGGACCTGTGATGCTTAATTGCGGCTTGACCTCCCGGTGGCAGCGTGAAGTCGCCTCCTTACCATAATTAGGCACCTGTGGGGCTGGCTCCCTTTCCATTTCAGAGTCAGTGGAGGAGAGGGACTCCAGAGCCAGCGATTCCTGAGCTCGGTGTCAGAATCAAGGCTAAGGCCAGACTTCCTGACCGTGCCTACCTGGGACCTGAAGACGCCCCATCCCCAACTCTTCGCCCTGAGAATCTGGGCTCAGCTCTTGAACCAATGTATCTGAAAACAGGCCCTGCTGAGGGGGCTCCTCGCCCAGCTTAAAGAGTTAAATCATTTAAAAGGTGTTAAGATAACCTCCCTATCTGTCAATCTGGGTTACTAAGGAGCACTTTGCCTCTAGATTTTTAGGGCCAGGAGGAGGCTTGCATTGTACAGGGACATCAGCAATTGACCAAACCCAGGAGGTCAGACTGTGCCACGACTCTGAAAGCAACAATGAACACTTTGGGATGGACCTTAAAAGGCTTACCGGAACTCCTCTGGCAATGACCTACAGGTGGAACAGACACAAACTTGGAGTTTCAAGGATAAAGGCAGAGGAGACGATATGgggttctttgttttggtttggttgagTTTCTCGaggcaaggtttctttgtgtaaccctggccttcctggaactcactctgtagaccaggctggcctcgaactcggagatttgcctgtctctgcctcccgagtgctggaattaaaggcgtgcaccgccgtcacccggcttttttttttttggtgggggatgggagggggaTTGGATTCTTTAGAAATCAAAAAAAGGTAGGCAGAAAAACTCCACCTAATTTCTCTTGATTAGATGAGGTCTCTACTTTACCCCCTTTTTAAGTACCTTGGATGTCTTTCCTCCCAGGAGACCCTGATTTGATAGATAGGTGTTATCAGTTGGTCATAGATATAGAAAGCTTAGAGATAACTGTACAAAGAGGTCAGAATTACAGTTTGCATTTATTAAGCACCCACTGGGATATACTCCACTGCACAGGAAGCATCCAAAAGAAAGTCCCTGCATGGACTAAGGAAAACTCCACCAGCAGTCACTCTTAACTTGGAGTCAGCCAGTCTTAAGAAACCCATGAATAGTACTTTCACTAGCTGGTtacatgtcaacttgacacaaactagagtcatcaaagaggaaggagcctcagttgagaaattgCCTCTGTAATATCCAccagtaaggcattttcttaattagtgattgatgggggagggcccagtccactgtgggtggttccCTCCCTtgactggtggtcctgagttctataaaaaagcaggctgagcaagccatgaggagcaaatcagttagcagtacccctccatggcctctacatcagcgcTTGTCTCCAGGagcctgccctgcttgagttcctgtcctggcttccttcaatgatgcTGTGGaggtgtaagctgaataaaccctttcctcccaacttgctttttggtcatggtgtttcatcacagcaacggaaaccctgactaagacagtagTCTAGTGGGGATCTGTGACTGCCTAACTTTGCTTACAGAGTTTTTATGATATTAAATAAGCATTTTCCTGAGGAAATGTGGTTTCATGGGGTTCTCTAAGACTCCAGAAAAGGAGCTCTGTATGTAGACATTCCAGTACCCATTCTTAGTTGTTTTGGAGACAAGTTCTGCTATGTCTCCCAAGCTGGCTTCAACCTTCAAtcctcctccttccacctccaGAATATTATATAGACATGTTCCACCGCTCCTAGTTTATGAAATGCTTGGGCTGGAACCCAGACCTGCTCGCTAAGCAAGCGCTCTCCCAACTGAGTTACAGCCCAGCCCAGTCTTTTATGTCAACAATTCTATTATACAGTCTCAGGACCACCTGAATCAGAATTACCTGGCATACTTATTCAGTAGCAGGTTCCTGGACCCCACCCAAAAATTCTGAGTCAGTATTTCAGGGGTGGGGTGTAggatgttttatttcttcctggcTCCTCGGCTTATTTTACTACACAGCTAAATGTGAGAACCATTGTTCTAAGTACCCATCTCTGCGGCAAAGGACTTACGAAATAAAGACCTGGAATTAAAGTTGGGATAAGGAGGTTTGGAACTGACCGCTGTGTCCTCTCCTTAGGACAGAACTCTGGATGTATGCTGATTTGTCATTGGGGTGGGTTGGAAATCCCACTGGGATATGCCCCCCCTCCTGTATAGGACACTAACTAAGCTGGAATGTTCAGAGGAAGGACAAGCCTGCCAGCCAAAGACGCAGGTGTGGTTTTGGTCCAAGAATCTAAGACCGAGTTAATCCTTTCCTGTGGGGTTACACCCCAAATCCACCACCTCTTGCTTCTCCCCTAGACAAACCAGTCCCAGGATCTTGTCTGAACTGCACAAAGCCGACACGTCGaaccttctttcctctcctgctTCACCTATGGGACATCTCCCTTGGAAGACAAGGCTGGGGCAGAAAGATCTGAAGGCCTCTGCGTCACTGTCCTTTCCCCCACCAGGCCTcattcctcctccatcttctcccgCACCTCTGCAGGCAGTCCCTCATAAAGGGTGTCCTCCACCAACAGCCCTGACTTCTTCAGCCCCTTGCAGTCACCAAGTTCTTCGGGCAGAGCCTCCAACCGGTTACCCTTGAGCTCCAGACGGCTGAGGGTCCGGAGGGTGGCCACATGGGGTGAAAGGTGAGTTAGGTGGTTGTAGCCCAAGAGCAATGTCCGCAGCTTCTGGCAGAAGAACAGTTCATCAGGCAGGCTCTCTAGTGCATTGTAGGAGAGCGCTAGATGCTGGAGGCTCTGGAGAAGGCCCAACTCAGGCGGCAGGGAGCGAAGCCCATTGTGGGACACGTCTAGCAGGCGGAGGCCAAAGCACTGGCCAAGCTGGGGGGGAAGAGTCTCGAGCTTGTTGTGACTGAGGTAGAGCTGCTCCAGGCCCCGGAGCTTCCTCACATGTTCAGGAACATAGGCTATCTGGTTGTGCCACAGCCTGAGAGTGACCAGCTTCCTACAGTGCTGGAAGCTGAGAATTTCCTCGATAGACCTAAGGTGGTTGTCCTTGAGGTCAAGTTCCTGCAGAGCACCCAAGCTAAAGACTGCATGGGGGATGCGCTCCAGCCCACAGGCCACCAGCTCCAGTTCCCGCAGCACCGCCAGCTTTTTGAGGCTGTTGAGGGCAAGCAAGCGAGCCCCATCATTGTGCAGGCTGAGTCGCTGAAGGTGTCCGGCCACGTCAGTCACACTGGCTGGCACCTTCCCAGCATTGCTACGCAGAGACAGTACCTTGAGCTGCTTAAGCTCCCGAAGGCTCTCAAGGGTGGCAGCCCGGGCCATTTCTGGGGGGAAGAGCCCTTCCAGATGCAGTTCCTCCAAGCCTCGAAGTCCAAACACCCAGAGGGGCACCTCTCGCAGCTCCTCAAACTTGACATATATCACTTTCAGGCGATCCCGCAGGAAGATCTGTGAAGAGAAGGGCAGCCTGGCTGGCGAGTGAAGCAGGCTGAGCTCCTGAAGGTTCACAAGCTGGGAGAGCCCTGGGGGAAAGGAGATGTCACAGATGGCCTCCAGTCTGAGGGCTTCCACCTCACTGAGCTCAAAGACCGTGTCAGGCAGTCCAGGGAGCATGCAGAGGGCCAGCTCCAGCCGGCCGCGTGTGTTGCGCTgcagcttctgcctcagcttctcaggtGTCCACTCGTGGTTGAGGTTGAGTTGCTTCAGGCGGCTCTCACTGACTTCTGAGAGGAAGACGGCAAACCGTTTAGAATAGAGGGAGTCATACTGGTCAATGAGGTGGAGCATGAAGGCGAAGTCGTTCTTCACATCCGGGATGTCATTCATACCTGTCTCCTCCCGCACAGACCGGAAGGAATACTCTTTGAGGGGCCTATGGAAGAGCCAGTAGAGCGTGTACAGGCAGGTGATGCCGTAAACGCACACGAAGGAGATGTAGCAGAAGGCCAGCTTAGAGAAGAGGTGGGCCTTGGTGTGGTTGCAGCAAAAGCTGGCGTATCCTGTGACCTCTGAGGTCTCCACTCTGCAGGACACCAGAAAGCTGATTTTCTCAACATAGACCAGGTTGTAAACCAGGATGGCAAAAAACTTGCACACTTTGAGCACTGTCTGCCGGATATACATAGAGTAGAGGATGTCGCCCTCTTCCACGTGCACGCGGAACTTCTTGACCTTCTCAAACAAGGCCTTAGCTTGCTCGCCCTCCTTCTTGTCCAGCAGAGTGACAACTGGAGGCTCCGTCACCACTTTCTCAGGCTCTACCAGCACTTTCTCCTTCTCGC is from Microtus pennsylvanicus isolate mMicPen1 chromosome 1, mMicPen1.hap1, whole genome shotgun sequence and encodes:
- the Map2k7 gene encoding dual specificity mitogen-activated protein kinase kinase 7 isoform X1, whose amino-acid sequence is MAASSLEQKLSRLEAKLKQENREARRRIDLNLDISPQRPRPTLQLPLANDGGSRSPSSESSPQHPTPPSRPRHMLGLPSTLFTPRSMESIEIDQKLQEIMKQTGYLTIGGQRYQAEINDLENLGEMGSGTCGQVWKMRFRKTGHIIAVKQMRRSGNKEENKRILMDLDVVLKSHDCPYIVQCFGTFITNTDVFIAMELMGTCAEKLKKRMQGPIPERILGKMTVAIVKALYYLKEKHGVIHRDVKPSNILLDERGQIKLCDFGISGRLVDSKAKTRSAGCAAYMAPERIDPPDPTKPDYDIRADVWSLGISLVELATGQFPYKNCKTDFEVLTKVLQEEPPLLPGHMGFSGDFQSFVKDCLTKDHRKRPKYNKLLEHSFIKHYETLEVDVASWFKDIMAKTESPRTSGVLSQHHLPFFR
- the Map2k7 gene encoding dual specificity mitogen-activated protein kinase kinase 7 isoform X2; its protein translation is MAASSLEQKLSRLEAKLKQENREARRRIDLNLDISPQRPRPIIVITLSPAPAPSQRAALQLPLANDGGSRSPSSESSPQHPTPPSRPRHMLGLPSTLFTPRSMESIEIDQKLQEIMKQTGYLTIGGQRYQAEINDLENLGEMGSGTCGQVWKMRFRKTGHIIAVKQMRRSGNKEENKRILMDLDVVLKSHDCPYIVQCFGTFITNTDVFIAMELMGTCAEKLKKRMQGPIPERILGKMTVAIVKALYYLKEKHGVIHRDVKPSNILLDERGQIKLCDFGISGRLVDSKAKTRSAGCAAYMAPERIDPPDPTKPDYDIRADVWSLGISLVELATGQFPYKNCKTDFEVLTKVLQEEPPLLPGHMGFSGDFQSFVKDCLTKDHRKRPKYNKLLEHSFIKHYETLEVDVASWFKDIMAKTESPRTSGVLSQHHLPFFSTPVPWGTWPLAAQTPFQSGFIRHRGFIPPPHWTTGGSSRQPCVCAGGSGPSFTEMGPGPAPLLPNAFLTPGPGACSGASTWGLPRRRLCQLLTTSTPGCCSPRTLQLPPAPGIQRLSAVLALPDKPLPSQPAPPGCPPDTNASDPGGASAVSASG
- the Lrrc8e gene encoding volume-regulated anion channel subunit LRRC8E, coding for MIPVAEFKQFTEQQPAFKVLKPWWDVLAEYLTVAMLMIGVFGCTLQVTQDKIICLPSHEPRENLSEAPCQQLLPRGVSEQMGGLRELSGLKNNLDLQQYSFINQLCYETALHWYAKYFPYLVVIHTLIFMVCTSFWFKFPGTSSKIEHFISILGKCFDSPWTTRALSEVSGENHKGPAAGRAMVSTVTTTGAGSGKAGEGEKEKVLVEPEKVVTEPPVVTLLDKKEGEQAKALFEKVKKFRVHVEEGDILYSMYIRQTVLKVCKFFAILVYNLVYVEKISFLVSCRVETSEVTGYASFCCNHTKAHLFSKLAFCYISFVCVYGITCLYTLYWLFHRPLKEYSFRSVREETGMNDIPDVKNDFAFMLHLIDQYDSLYSKRFAVFLSEVSESRLKQLNLNHEWTPEKLRQKLQRNTRGRLELALCMLPGLPDTVFELSEVEALRLEAICDISFPPGLSQLVNLQELSLLHSPARLPFSSQIFLRDRLKVIYVKFEELREVPLWVFGLRGLEELHLEGLFPPEMARAATLESLRELKQLKVLSLRSNAGKVPASVTDVAGHLQRLSLHNDGARLLALNSLKKLAVLRELELVACGLERIPHAVFSLGALQELDLKDNHLRSIEEILSFQHCRKLVTLRLWHNQIAYVPEHVRKLRGLEQLYLSHNKLETLPPQLGQCFGLRLLDVSHNGLRSLPPELGLLQSLQHLALSYNALESLPDELFFCQKLRTLLLGYNHLTHLSPHVATLRTLSRLELKGNRLEALPEELGDCKGLKKSGLLVEDTLYEGLPAEVREKMEEE